The Phocoena phocoena chromosome 4, mPhoPho1.1, whole genome shotgun sequence genome contains a region encoding:
- the VPS26C gene encoding vacuolar protein sorting-associated protein 26C isoform X3, translating to MGTALDIKVKRANKVYHAGPIQIINSTIEMVKPGKFPSGRTEIPFEFPLHVKGNRVLYETYHGVFVNIQYTLRCDMRRSLLAKDLTKTCEFIVHSAPQKRKLTPSPVAFTVTPETLQNVKERALLPKFLIRGHLNSTNCVITQPLTGELVVESSEAAIKSIELQLVRVETCGCAEGYARDATEIQNIQIADGDVCRGLSVPIYMVFPRLFTCPTLETTNFKVEFEVNVVVLLHPEHLITENFPLKLCRV from the exons CCCATCCAGATTATCAACAGCACCATCGAAATGGTGAAACCAGGTAAATTTCCCAGCGGCAGAACAGAAATTCCTTTCGAATTTCCTCTGCATGTGAAGGGTAACAGAGTCCTGTATGAGACTTACCACGGCGTGTTTGTCAACATCCAG TATACCCTGCGCTGTGACATGAGGCGGTCCCTGCTGGCCAAGGACTTGACCAAGACCTGTGAATTCATCGTCCACTCTGCT CCTCAGAAGCGGAAACTGACTCCGAGTCCCGTGGCCTTCACTGTCACGCCTGAAACCTTACAGAATGTCAAAGAG aGAGCCTTGCTCCCCAAATTTCTCATCAGAGGACATCTCAACTCGACCAACTGTGTTATCACACAGCCACTAACGGGAGAGCTGGTGGTGGAGAGCTCGGAGGCCGCCATCAAAAGCATCGAGCTGCAGCTGGTGCGCGTGGAGACCTGCG GCTGTGCAGAAGGGTACGCCCGCGATGCCACAGAGATTCAGAACATTCAGATCGCCGACGGGGACGTGTGTCGGGGCCTCTCTGTCCCCATATACATGGTCTTCCCCCGGCTCTTCACCTGCCCGACACTGGAGACCACCAACTTCAAAGTGG AGTTCGAGGTGAACGTCGTCGTGCTGCTTCACCCCGAGCACCTCATCACAGAGAACTTCCCGCTGAAGCTCTGCAGGGTGTAG